The following proteins are co-located in the Manihot esculenta cultivar AM560-2 chromosome 7, M.esculenta_v8, whole genome shotgun sequence genome:
- the LOC110618845 gene encoding uncharacterized protein LOC110618845 isoform X1, producing the protein MEPAKIDWKRVESIFVEDNLYENINAPKWVDFLNSEDDSMDDEAWFCRPDCNHPKTAKDFFRTTPTSKLLRSADKSKSPFGNGNLRDAKLKRRVQSQCSFAYSDRSKLNEDSENQNPNLSTPPNYQAKLLKAATKSSSEKKKPVEDTFQTNEAPRLKSTLSARNLFAGKDILGHISEFCNELKKIAMRAKERECDEKLNERESNLKEKKDVLVVNGNSREALREVDVKEKEKKPLLEAGKEKSEAIEKGSVKEMQRRKKLNEDAENIPTPLNMENVKRKGEERLLQIRTNPPSPQCFSATRAPTKTTPSKASKSRLMERGILQEVKQSKEVAKEETEDKGRNFSIVDGRETRALDVFWFLKPCTMSS; encoded by the exons ATGGAACCAGCAAAAATAGATTGGAAGAGGGTAGAATCTATATTTGTTGAAGACAATTTGTATGAGAATATAAATGCACCTAAATGGGTTGATTTCTTGAACTCTGAAGATGACTCCATGGATGATGAGGCCTGGTTCTGTAGACCTG ATTGTAACCATCCAAAGACAGCTAAGGATTTCTTTAGAACAACTCCAACTTCAAAG CTTTTACGCTCAGCTGACAAATCTAAGAGCCCCTTTGGCAACGGGAATCTAAG AGATGCAAAATTGAAGAGAAGAGTGCAAAGTCAATGTTCATTTGCATATAGTGATAGATCCAAATTAAATGAAGATAGTGAAAACCAGAATCCAAATTTATCAACCCCACCGAATTATCAAGCTAAGCTCCTGAAAGCAGCTACCAAGTCAAGCTCTGAAAAGAAGAAACCAGTTGAGGATACATTTCAAACAAATGAGGCACCACGGCTAAAGAGCACGTTGTCGGCCAGGAATTTGTTTGCAGGGAAGGATATACTAGGCCATATTAGTGAGTTCTGCAATGAATTGAAGAAGATAGCAATGAGAGCAAAGGAGAGAGAGTGTGATGAGAAGTTGAATGAGAGGGAGAGTAACTTAAAGGAGAAAAAGGATGTGTTAGTGGTGAATGGGAATTCTAGGGAAGCTTTGAGAGAGGTAGATGTGaaggagaaagagaagaagccatTGCTTGAAGCAGGGAAGGAGAAATCTGAAGCAATTGAGAAAGGAAGTGTCAAAGAGATGCAAAGGAGGAAGAA ATTAAATGAAGATGCAGAAAACATTCCAACCCCGCTGAATATGGAAAATGTAAAGCGAAAAGGAGAGGAGCGCTTGTTGCAAATCCGGACCAATCCTCCTTCTCCTCAATGCTTTTCTGCCACTCGTGCACCCACCAAAACAACTCCTTCAAAGGCCTCCAAATCCAGGCTTATG GAGAGGGGAATTCTTCAAGAAGTGAAGCAGAGTAAGGAAGTGGCAAAGGAGGAAACTGAGGACAAAGGCAGAAACTTTTCCATTGTGGATGGAAGAGAAACAAGAGCTTTGGATGTGTTCTGGTTCTTGAAGCCCTGCACAATGTCCAGCTAA
- the LOC110618845 gene encoding uncharacterized protein LOC110618845 isoform X2 — protein sequence MEPAKIDWKRVESIFVEDNLYENINAPKWVDFLNSEDDSMDDEAWFCRPDCNHPKTAKDFFRTTPTSKLLRSADKSKSPFGNGNLRDAKLKRRVQSQCSFAYSDRSKLNEDSENQNPNLSTPPNYQAKLLKAATKSSSEKKKPVEDTFQTNEAPRLKSTLSARNLFAGKDILGHISEFCNELKKIAMRAKERECDEKLNERESNLKEKKDVLVVNGNSREALREVDVKEKEKKPLLEAGKEKSEAIEKGSVKEMQRRKKLNEDAENIPTPLNMENVKRKGEERLLQIRTNPPSPQCFSATRAPTKTTPSKASKSRLMSSLLFSCD from the exons ATGGAACCAGCAAAAATAGATTGGAAGAGGGTAGAATCTATATTTGTTGAAGACAATTTGTATGAGAATATAAATGCACCTAAATGGGTTGATTTCTTGAACTCTGAAGATGACTCCATGGATGATGAGGCCTGGTTCTGTAGACCTG ATTGTAACCATCCAAAGACAGCTAAGGATTTCTTTAGAACAACTCCAACTTCAAAG CTTTTACGCTCAGCTGACAAATCTAAGAGCCCCTTTGGCAACGGGAATCTAAG AGATGCAAAATTGAAGAGAAGAGTGCAAAGTCAATGTTCATTTGCATATAGTGATAGATCCAAATTAAATGAAGATAGTGAAAACCAGAATCCAAATTTATCAACCCCACCGAATTATCAAGCTAAGCTCCTGAAAGCAGCTACCAAGTCAAGCTCTGAAAAGAAGAAACCAGTTGAGGATACATTTCAAACAAATGAGGCACCACGGCTAAAGAGCACGTTGTCGGCCAGGAATTTGTTTGCAGGGAAGGATATACTAGGCCATATTAGTGAGTTCTGCAATGAATTGAAGAAGATAGCAATGAGAGCAAAGGAGAGAGAGTGTGATGAGAAGTTGAATGAGAGGGAGAGTAACTTAAAGGAGAAAAAGGATGTGTTAGTGGTGAATGGGAATTCTAGGGAAGCTTTGAGAGAGGTAGATGTGaaggagaaagagaagaagccatTGCTTGAAGCAGGGAAGGAGAAATCTGAAGCAATTGAGAAAGGAAGTGTCAAAGAGATGCAAAGGAGGAAGAA ATTAAATGAAGATGCAGAAAACATTCCAACCCCGCTGAATATGGAAAATGTAAAGCGAAAAGGAGAGGAGCGCTTGTTGCAAATCCGGACCAATCCTCCTTCTCCTCAATGCTTTTCTGCCACTCGTGCACCCACCAAAACAACTCCTTCAAAGGCCTCCAAATCCAGGCTTATG TCTAGCCTTCTTTTCTCCTGTGACTAG